Proteins from one Planctomyces sp. SH-PL62 genomic window:
- a CDS encoding FmdB family zinc ribbon protein, producing the protein MPIYEYRCEPCDHAFETLIRGQSDVARCPKCGNDKVAKQFSVPAGTPTGTLGYSPASAPGLAAAGCGKPGCGPGGCAAM; encoded by the coding sequence ATGCCGATCTACGAGTACCGCTGCGAACCCTGCGACCACGCCTTCGAAACCCTGATCCGCGGCCAGTCCGACGTGGCCCGCTGCCCCAAGTGCGGCAACGACAAGGTCGCCAAGCAGTTCAGCGTCCCGGCCGGCACCCCCACCGGCACCCTCGGCTACTCCCCCGCCTCCGCCCCCGGCCTCGCCGCCGCCGGCTGCGGCAAACCCGGCTGCGGCCCCGGCGGCTGCGCCGCCATGTAA